The Candidatus Obscuribacterales bacterium genome has a segment encoding these proteins:
- a CDS encoding class I SAM-dependent methyltransferase: MKQQTALAQGTGSSVVVERCQTCDSARLESVLFLGYLPPVNTMPITGKRPAEEASYPAEMLFCHNCTLAQLGLIVDPAILFPPEYPYSSGTTKILRENFKELYEESSKIVPLTSDDLIIDIGSNDGTLLSNFKNGGHKVQGIEPTLMGKKAIEAGIATEEAFFNIETATRVRSKVGKARIITATNVFAHIENIHDIMEGIMTLLDDDGVFISESHYLLGLVETLQYDTIYHEHLRYYSLSSISYLLNRHGLEVIHAKRIPTHGGSIRVYAARNGKHPVRDSVKELLNSENAANLGTKLLPEFKERVVLSKLKLNSLLLDLKLKKQRIFGVGAPSRASTLINYAGIDNGILDCVVEVKNSHKVGKNMPGTVIPVKEESCLFDEQPEYALLLSWHIKDELIQNLSAKGFKGKYIVPLPEPQIIGNDGTSSNA, encoded by the coding sequence ATGAAACAACAGACTGCACTTGCTCAGGGCACAGGCTCATCCGTTGTCGTCGAACGCTGCCAAACATGTGACAGTGCCCGTCTTGAGTCAGTACTGTTCTTGGGTTACCTACCGCCTGTAAATACGATGCCCATTACAGGCAAACGCCCGGCAGAAGAAGCTAGTTACCCTGCTGAAATGTTGTTTTGTCACAATTGCACCCTGGCACAATTAGGACTGATTGTCGATCCGGCAATTTTGTTTCCACCAGAATATCCTTATTCCAGCGGCACGACAAAAATTCTCCGGGAAAACTTCAAGGAACTCTACGAGGAATCGTCTAAGATCGTACCTCTAACATCCGACGATCTAATTATCGACATAGGCTCTAACGACGGCACGCTTCTAAGTAATTTCAAAAACGGCGGACATAAAGTGCAGGGTATCGAGCCTACACTGATGGGGAAAAAAGCAATTGAAGCCGGTATTGCAACTGAAGAAGCTTTCTTTAACATCGAAACCGCCACTCGAGTACGCTCAAAAGTAGGCAAAGCCCGCATCATAACCGCAACCAATGTTTTTGCACACATAGAAAACATTCATGACATCATGGAAGGCATAATGACCTTGCTTGACGATGATGGAGTGTTCATCTCTGAATCCCATTATCTTCTGGGACTAGTAGAAACGCTACAATATGACACCATTTACCATGAGCATTTACGTTATTATTCTTTGAGTAGCATTAGCTACCTTCTCAATCGCCATGGACTGGAAGTAATTCACGCCAAGCGTATACCGACGCATGGTGGTTCTATTCGAGTTTATGCGGCCCGCAACGGCAAACACCCAGTCAGAGACTCTGTAAAAGAATTACTAAACAGCGAAAATGCTGCCAACCTTGGCACCAAACTTTTGCCGGAATTCAAAGAACGCGTCGTGCTTTCCAAGTTAAAACTCAATTCTTTATTGCTTGATTTAAAATTGAAAAAACAAAGAATTTTTGGCGTCGGAGCACCTTCTCGTGCCAGCACATTAATAAACTATGCAGGCATCGATAATGGCATTCTTGACTGTGTGGTAGAGGTCAAAAATTCACACAAGGTAGGTAAAAATATGCCTGGGACTGTAATTCCCGTAAAAGAAGAATCCTGCTTGTTTGATGAGCAGCCGGAATATGCGCTTCTTCTTTCATGGCACATCAAGGACGAATTGATACAAAATCTATCCGCCAAAGGCTTCAAAGGTAAATACATAGTCCCTCTGCCGGAACCGCAGATCATAGGCAATGACGGCACTAGCTCTAACGCTTGA
- a CDS encoding NAD-dependent epimerase/dehydratase family protein, with protein MTKKSYLVTGGTGFIGASLVTALVNRGHKVRTLDNNSRGAHRRLASVAGQYEHVEGDIRDYATFAEAAKGIDCVCHLAYINGTEFFYSMPETVLDVGVKGIVNAIDVCKNLSIPELIVASSSEVYQTPPTVPTDENVPLVIPDVFNPRYSYAAGKIISEVMAIHCGAKFFERMIIFRPHNIYGPDMGWEHVIPQLIMRAKELSQQGSSPVKFPIQGTGNQTRAFCFIDDMINALMTVFEHGKHMEIYNIGTDQEVTISELTRIIGHYFKCELDLVAGDIASGGTLRRCPDISKIRAIGFEPQVNLVDGVRRTADWYDANQNLAPAKSFVLNG; from the coding sequence GTGACCAAGAAATCTTATCTGGTGACCGGCGGTACGGGCTTCATCGGCGCGTCTCTCGTGACAGCGCTTGTAAATCGTGGACACAAAGTACGCACGCTTGATAACAACTCAAGAGGAGCGCACAGACGCTTAGCTTCTGTAGCTGGACAGTACGAGCATGTGGAAGGCGATATCCGCGATTATGCCACCTTTGCCGAAGCAGCAAAGGGCATAGACTGTGTTTGTCATCTTGCTTACATCAATGGCACTGAATTTTTCTACTCCATGCCGGAGACTGTGCTGGATGTTGGTGTCAAAGGTATCGTCAATGCAATTGACGTCTGCAAAAACTTGAGTATTCCTGAGCTTATTGTTGCTTCCAGCTCGGAAGTTTACCAGACACCGCCAACAGTGCCAACTGACGAGAATGTGCCTTTGGTTATACCGGATGTTTTCAATCCGAGATACTCTTATGCTGCCGGTAAAATCATCTCGGAGGTAATGGCAATCCATTGTGGCGCAAAGTTTTTTGAACGCATGATCATCTTCAGACCTCACAATATTTATGGTCCGGACATGGGCTGGGAACACGTTATTCCACAGCTTATCATGAGGGCAAAAGAGCTTAGTCAACAAGGCTCAAGTCCGGTGAAATTTCCCATTCAAGGGACTGGCAATCAGACACGAGCGTTTTGCTTCATTGATGACATGATCAATGCGCTAATGACAGTTTTTGAACATGGTAAACACATGGAAATTTACAACATCGGCACCGATCAAGAAGTGACGATCTCAGAGCTGACACGCATCATCGGTCACTACTTTAAATGCGAACTGGACTTAGTGGCAGGCGACATTGCCTCTGGAGGCACCTTGCGCCGCTGCCCAGACATTAGCAAAATAAGAGCGATTGGTTTTGAACCTCAGGTAAATTTAGTAGACGGCGTACGGCGCACGGCTGACTGGTACGATGCTAATCAAAATCTAGCTCCGGCAAAATCGTTTGTTCTTAATGGATAG
- a CDS encoding type II toxin-antitoxin system prevent-host-death family antitoxin, whose product MLEMGAFEAKTHFSSLLEKVEKGEQITITKHGRPVAMLVPMVPKSCENKQDVIDRIKKFRRQNSLGGLDWKALRDEGRR is encoded by the coding sequence ATGTTGGAAATGGGCGCATTTGAAGCTAAGACGCACTTCTCAAGTCTGCTTGAAAAAGTGGAAAAAGGTGAGCAAATAACGATCACCAAGCATGGTCGTCCAGTAGCCATGCTGGTTCCTATGGTTCCTAAAAGTTGTGAAAACAAGCAAGATGTGATTGATCGCATTAAGAAATTTCGTCGCCAAAATTCGTTAGGCGGACTTGACTGGAAAGCACTACGTGATGAGGGCAGAAGGTGA
- a CDS encoding glycosyltransferase, whose product MPQISVAILTYDRTDYLREAIASVLADKDLDLELLVLDTNSPVNVKEIVSAFPDSRLKYHYHPVNLGMIGALNKCIDLCSGEFVLILNDDDRLLPNGLRRLSQALIDQPEAGVAIGSVLLIDEKSKPIGDKQAVAAEDVCLTGAAFYKDYITGKIPVQPSTIFVRKSVLDEAGYYDGNFAYGPDMDLLLRCALKSKKVCLIADALGEYRVHGGSATEKLRRNAEVGVGYSYIVEKQYPLAKAAGIFSADELENVFKHARSTVAGTCVSHGLDCFRAGEEKVARQYFALAKQMAPDPAGKFYASVLSCATFAGQSAYDWLRSIKRLFA is encoded by the coding sequence ATGCCGCAAATTAGCGTCGCTATTTTAACGTATGATCGTACAGACTATCTTCGAGAAGCAATAGCCAGTGTGCTTGCGGATAAAGATCTCGATCTAGAGCTTCTGGTTTTAGATACTAATTCACCAGTAAATGTCAAAGAAATCGTCAGTGCTTTTCCCGACTCACGCTTGAAATATCATTACCATCCAGTGAACTTGGGTATGATTGGAGCACTTAACAAATGCATCGACCTTTGTTCGGGTGAATTTGTTCTGATCTTAAATGATGATGACAGGCTATTACCTAATGGACTGAGAAGGCTTTCTCAAGCGCTTATTGACCAGCCTGAGGCGGGAGTTGCAATTGGTTCTGTTTTACTGATTGATGAGAAAAGCAAGCCTATCGGAGATAAGCAGGCTGTGGCTGCTGAGGATGTTTGTCTCACTGGTGCAGCTTTTTACAAGGACTACATCACAGGTAAAATTCCTGTGCAACCATCGACAATTTTTGTCAGGAAATCTGTATTGGATGAGGCCGGTTACTATGATGGAAACTTCGCCTATGGTCCGGATATGGATCTATTGCTCAGGTGTGCCCTCAAGTCGAAAAAAGTCTGTTTGATTGCAGATGCTCTCGGCGAATACCGTGTACATGGTGGATCGGCTACGGAAAAACTAAGACGTAATGCAGAAGTAGGTGTTGGTTATAGTTATATTGTTGAAAAGCAATATCCTCTTGCTAAAGCAGCCGGTATTTTTTCTGCCGATGAGCTGGAAAATGTATTTAAACATGCCAGAAGTACGGTCGCCGGTACCTGTGTGTCTCATGGACTAGACTGCTTTCGTGCTGGAGAGGAAAAAGTGGCTCGTCAGTACTTTGCCTTGGCTAAGCAAATGGCACCGGATCCAGCCGGCAAATTTTATGCATCCGTTCTTAGCTGTGCCACTTTTGCAGGGCAGTCAGCTTACGATTGGTTGCGTAGTATAAAACGACTATTCGCGTAA
- a CDS encoding FkbM family methyltransferase, with the protein MSLIAHIHSSLRHWKHTVSYVASKPWVIIWWLRKHLAPEMPLKSRTRWGATWLAYNDFLGAHTFCGTGFEDNEQQFLLNYLQEGMTVIDIGAHHGFYTLLASQKVGPNGRVISFEPSPRELAKLKVHLSLNNCKNVEVQEVALGAEEGKVNMFVCVDHSGLNSLRLPSAETKATEVEIKQIRLDDLLKEKQIKKVDFVKMDVEGGELAVLKGADKILLDELRPLIIYEIQDIRTTPWGYKAVELYQFLKDHKYKSFNVTTNGRLIPCPDKQEFDDNLVAVPEEKLSLIEKFIAPEFTA; encoded by the coding sequence ATGTCTTTAATTGCTCATATTCACTCTTCACTACGCCACTGGAAACACACTGTATCGTATGTCGCTTCCAAGCCCTGGGTAATCATCTGGTGGCTCCGAAAGCATTTGGCTCCGGAGATGCCGCTTAAGTCGCGAACACGCTGGGGCGCCACATGGCTCGCCTACAATGACTTTCTCGGTGCCCACACGTTTTGCGGCACTGGTTTTGAAGACAACGAACAACAGTTTTTGTTGAATTACTTACAAGAGGGCATGACCGTAATAGATATCGGTGCCCATCACGGCTTCTATACTCTTTTAGCTTCTCAAAAAGTCGGACCAAACGGAAGAGTTATCTCCTTTGAACCGTCACCGCGTGAGTTAGCAAAACTAAAAGTACATCTCTCTCTCAACAACTGCAAGAATGTAGAAGTACAAGAAGTCGCTCTCGGCGCCGAAGAAGGCAAAGTCAACATGTTTGTCTGCGTTGATCACTCGGGATTGAATAGCTTGCGCCTACCAAGCGCTGAGACAAAAGCCACTGAGGTCGAAATTAAGCAAATTAGGCTCGACGATCTTTTAAAAGAAAAACAAATCAAGAAAGTAGATTTCGTCAAAATGGATGTGGAAGGTGGCGAACTAGCCGTCTTGAAAGGTGCAGACAAAATTCTCTTGGATGAATTGCGTCCACTCATAATTTACGAAATACAAGACATCCGCACGACTCCCTGGGGCTATAAGGCTGTCGAGCTTTATCAATTTCTCAAAGATCACAAATACAAGTCTTTCAACGTCACAACAAATGGCCGCCTCATCCCTTGTCCCGACAAACAAGAATTCGATGACAATTTAGTTGCTGTCCCTGAAGAAAAATTGTCCCTAATCGAAAAGTTTATTGCCCCAGAATTTACAGCTTAG
- a CDS encoding glycosyltransferase family 4 protein has protein sequence MKILLYSYSFWPNIGGVEDVGHSLAKGLVEAGHEVTVVTETASDNHRLVPYTLVRRPGLIERAKLVADHDIVHSNGSSVSLFFLATLLDKPFSWTHHGYQLQCVDGAGWVAGKPAPMTPLASFRYHLHLFGFKAIPGGIKLWLRRLVGLLADANVAASLHQERRQPLPRQWVIYNPIEVDDFKVGSAEIAKANLAKSQTSFTFIGRLISEKGVDDLLYALAYLNNNEQHRLGSRSYTLQIIGDGPQLQFLQELCSRLDLDGHVWFRGSLTGKELFDAINEAGVCVLPSAWEEPGALIVMELLAAGKPMIVSRSGWLSECALDACRTFPNRDRIALARTMDEVINDKPLQETLIEKAINRFNQFDPKKQVAEYVELFELMLKKDTKL, from the coding sequence ATGAAGATACTGCTTTATTCCTACAGCTTTTGGCCTAATATCGGCGGTGTTGAGGACGTTGGACACAGCCTGGCCAAGGGCTTGGTTGAAGCCGGTCACGAAGTGACGGTCGTCACTGAGACCGCATCTGATAACCATCGTCTGGTGCCATATACGCTAGTTAGGCGTCCGGGGCTCATTGAGCGGGCCAAGCTTGTTGCCGACCACGATATAGTTCATTCCAACGGCTCCAGCGTCAGCTTGTTTTTTCTGGCTACCTTGCTTGATAAACCATTTAGCTGGACCCATCATGGTTATCAGCTACAGTGTGTCGACGGCGCGGGCTGGGTGGCCGGTAAGCCTGCGCCCATGACTCCTTTGGCTTCTTTCCGGTATCACTTGCACTTATTTGGATTTAAGGCAATTCCAGGTGGTATTAAGCTTTGGCTGAGACGGCTTGTCGGTTTGTTGGCCGATGCCAACGTGGCTGCCAGCCTTCATCAAGAAAGGCGCCAGCCTCTTCCCCGCCAATGGGTAATTTACAATCCCATCGAAGTTGATGATTTTAAGGTGGGCAGTGCCGAAATTGCTAAAGCGAATCTGGCAAAATCCCAGACTAGTTTTACATTTATCGGTCGCTTAATATCGGAGAAGGGTGTCGATGACCTGCTTTATGCGCTGGCATATTTAAACAATAACGAGCAGCATCGATTGGGCAGTCGTAGTTACACGCTGCAGATTATTGGCGATGGACCGCAATTGCAATTTTTGCAGGAATTATGTTCAAGGCTGGATCTTGATGGACATGTCTGGTTCCGTGGTTCTTTAACTGGTAAGGAACTCTTCGATGCAATTAACGAAGCTGGAGTGTGCGTATTGCCGTCGGCTTGGGAAGAGCCGGGAGCGCTAATTGTGATGGAGCTTTTGGCTGCCGGAAAACCAATGATCGTTTCGCGATCCGGTTGGTTGTCCGAGTGCGCACTGGATGCTTGCCGGACATTTCCAAATCGCGATCGTATAGCTCTAGCTCGCACAATGGATGAAGTAATCAACGACAAGCCATTGCAAGAAACTTTGATTGAAAAGGCGATCAATCGCTTCAATCAGTTTGATCCGAAAAAGCAAGTTGCCGAATACGTCGAACTATTTGAGTTGATGTTGAAGAAAGATACTAAGCTGTAA
- a CDS encoding glycosyltransferase family 2 protein: MKYKTIFGYIIQLMLFSVIIPTCERAEPLRHVLDALASGKQTMAFGEYEVIVTDDSRSSAVETVVKEGYPWVRFVKGPQKGPAANRNNGAKLATGEWLVFTDDDVLIDANWLSVYAAHTGGAAQALEGSIEAIGEMNRIFSECPINMTGGLFWSANIAVKRSLFKEIGGFDENFRHPTQEDSDLRRRLLPLTEILFVCDAKVRHPVRVPNVRQMIGLTIDRCSAWTYFQGKHRHIIARPDNYIRLVVDWMRVYWTYTKLNFRAKSIRGMFVSFLAMFVLGPYAIFKTLYFSPEYKKLASWTK, translated from the coding sequence TTGAAGTATAAAACAATTTTTGGGTATATAATTCAGTTGATGTTGTTTTCAGTGATAATTCCTACCTGTGAACGCGCAGAGCCTCTTCGTCACGTCTTGGACGCGCTTGCTTCCGGCAAGCAAACAATGGCTTTTGGTGAGTATGAAGTGATCGTCACCGATGATAGCCGCTCAAGCGCGGTAGAGACTGTAGTCAAAGAAGGATATCCCTGGGTTAGATTCGTTAAGGGCCCTCAGAAAGGTCCTGCTGCTAACAGAAATAACGGCGCGAAATTAGCAACTGGTGAATGGCTGGTTTTTACGGACGATGATGTTTTGATTGATGCTAATTGGCTTTCTGTCTATGCTGCGCATACCGGCGGCGCGGCTCAAGCCTTAGAGGGGTCAATTGAAGCAATCGGTGAAATGAATAGAATTTTTTCTGAGTGCCCAATTAATATGACAGGTGGTCTATTTTGGTCGGCAAACATCGCCGTCAAGCGAAGCTTGTTTAAGGAGATTGGGGGATTTGATGAGAATTTTCGACATCCTACTCAAGAAGACTCTGACTTGCGCCGGCGTTTGCTTCCGTTAACAGAGATTCTTTTTGTTTGCGATGCCAAAGTAAGGCATCCTGTTCGGGTTCCTAATGTTCGGCAAATGATCGGTTTGACCATTGATAGGTGTTCGGCTTGGACGTATTTTCAAGGCAAGCATCGGCATATTATTGCGCGACCGGACAATTATATTCGCTTAGTGGTTGACTGGATGCGCGTTTATTGGACTTACACAAAACTCAATTTTAGAGCTAAGAGTATCCGAGGGATGTTCGTCTCTTTCTTAGCTATGTTTGTTCTTGGCCCATATGCTATTTTTAAAACGCTGTATTTTTCTCCTGAGTATAAGAAATTAGCGTCATGGACAAAGTAA
- a CDS encoding YdcF family protein, with the protein MVFKAMVSGAKPSKILLAITCLIVIWLLWTTISLAIAATKPSQAYFVLGGNNTREIHAAELVAKHPQMLTLISGGSPDPCIWNAFQRANAPMDKVWLEKCADSTFGNMYYGLPILRSWKVSRITVIDSHSHEPRAQLLAGIIFATHGIWTDFDILDDGFPAKPEWDIKTALDVIRACCWAVISQFYYPHCSNVTQLSQVDMNYWNEQGYHCAHHINPLTGQIENDSVVRNTGN; encoded by the coding sequence ATGGTCTTTAAAGCTATGGTCTCTGGAGCCAAGCCGTCTAAAATTCTGCTTGCTATCACATGTCTAATTGTTATTTGGCTTTTGTGGACAACAATTAGTCTTGCAATTGCCGCCACAAAACCCTCACAAGCTTATTTTGTATTAGGCGGCAACAACACAAGAGAAATTCACGCAGCCGAATTAGTTGCCAAACACCCACAAATGCTCACTCTTATTTCCGGAGGCAGTCCTGATCCGTGCATTTGGAACGCCTTTCAGCGCGCCAATGCGCCAATGGATAAAGTCTGGCTGGAAAAATGCGCGGATTCGACATTTGGCAACATGTACTACGGATTGCCCATTCTCAGAAGCTGGAAAGTCTCAAGGATTACGGTAATTGACTCACACAGTCACGAGCCGCGAGCGCAACTTTTGGCAGGAATTATTTTTGCCACTCATGGTATTTGGACGGACTTCGATATTCTCGATGATGGATTTCCCGCTAAACCGGAGTGGGACATTAAGACTGCCTTGGATGTAATTCGCGCCTGCTGTTGGGCGGTGATAAGTCAATTCTATTATCCGCATTGCAGCAATGTAACTCAACTTTCACAAGTCGATATGAATTACTGGAATGAGCAAGGGTATCATTGCGCACATCATATAAATCCGCTGACCGGCCAAATTGAAAATGATTCGGTTGTTCGAAATACCGGAAATTAG
- a CDS encoding glycosyltransferase family 2 protein, translating to MAVPESVSSVRKISTYVPCYNNASTVGETIRSLQAQTVAIDEIFVIDDGSTDDSATVANACGVKVIQNDRNTGRGAVRAQAMQMARNELVFCLDAGKVISPKYLEHALSWPLVGKEAGVFGRIILNHPRTLSERWANRHIYEMTEGATNRHGLLVTAGSLLRKSIVLEIGNFNRLCRHSEDRELGHRLLQAGYDVVFDPVLTILDARQKNLSDVLETYWRWHAGDKEAVDFGAYLRQVIYSIKVLAARDIQSNDPAAAFISLLSPHYQLWRSLTRSQKRRV from the coding sequence ATGGCAGTCCCTGAATCTGTATCCAGCGTAAGAAAAATCAGCACCTATGTACCCTGCTATAACAACGCGTCGACCGTTGGTGAGACGATTAGGTCGCTACAGGCTCAGACCGTGGCAATCGATGAAATCTTTGTGATTGATGACGGCTCAACAGATGATTCAGCAACGGTAGCCAATGCTTGCGGTGTGAAGGTTATACAAAATGACCGCAATACCGGGCGAGGAGCAGTTAGAGCACAGGCGATGCAGATGGCTCGCAACGAACTTGTATTTTGTCTGGATGCCGGCAAAGTTATTAGTCCGAAGTATTTGGAACATGCCCTATCATGGCCTCTGGTTGGAAAAGAGGCCGGCGTCTTTGGGCGAATTATTTTAAACCACCCTAGAACATTGTCTGAACGATGGGCCAACAGACACATTTATGAAATGACTGAAGGAGCGACCAACCGTCATGGACTGTTGGTAACTGCCGGCAGTCTGTTACGAAAATCAATTGTGCTGGAAATAGGTAATTTTAATCGTCTGTGCAGGCACAGTGAGGATCGAGAGTTGGGACATCGATTGTTGCAAGCAGGTTATGATGTCGTGTTTGATCCTGTTCTTACGATACTCGATGCAAGACAAAAGAATTTGTCGGATGTCCTTGAAACATACTGGCGTTGGCATGCCGGTGATAAGGAAGCTGTTGATTTTGGGGCGTACTTGCGGCAAGTTATTTATTCTATAAAGGTGCTTGCTGCGCGTGATATTCAGTCAAATGATCCCGCTGCGGCATTTATAAGTTTGCTTTCCCCGCATTATCAGCTCTGGCGTTCGCTTACACGCTCTCAAAAAAGGAGAGTGTGA
- a CDS encoding PIN domain nuclease, translating into MILVDSSVWIDFLNGENSPQRHVLHRLINDKIKISIAEIIITEVLQGLKQEKEFTVIKTFFEKLHLHKPMGTDTYINAAQIYRNCRSKGKTIRSTVDCVIAAICIENDMPILHRDSDFDMIAACTALRVLKI; encoded by the coding sequence ATGATTCTTGTCGATTCTAGTGTGTGGATTGATTTTCTAAATGGAGAAAATAGCCCACAGCGCCACGTTTTGCACAGGCTAATAAACGACAAGATTAAGATATCGATTGCAGAGATAATCATTACCGAAGTCTTACAAGGTCTCAAGCAGGAAAAAGAGTTTACAGTCATAAAAACCTTTTTTGAGAAATTGCATTTACATAAGCCCATGGGCACAGATACCTATATCAATGCAGCACAAATCTATCGAAACTGTAGAAGCAAAGGCAAAACTATAAGAAGTACCGTTGATTGCGTTATAGCAGCTATATGCATCGAGAATGACATGCCTATTTTGCACAGAGACAGTGATTTCGACATGATTGCCGCCTGCACCGCTTTGCGAGTACTAAAAATCTAA
- a CDS encoding glycosyltransferase has translation MDKVTVAIPTYNRDDYLRQVIASVLSESEIDFELLIVDTASPVNVKEIVDSFNDSRVNYFYYPKNLGMVGAGNKCIELCQSEYLMLLADDDRLLPGGLKKLYDQIVVDPQVGAAIGSVLLIDENGQRIGEKVKITEVDRCIDGRDFYRKYLTGRIAVQPCSVLLRTSILNKAGQYDPAIQYCPDMDLWLRVALNGRISLVADSVGEYRIHGGTATTKFKANAEIGRSYQGLIKKQYHLAKSSGLFPDDDLKEMFCVAAGQYAGSCTAIGLDCFKRGQCEVARQYFAIAAELTPTLGGKFYLSMLSLATYGGKEIYTGLQKLRTMVKR, from the coding sequence ATGGACAAAGTAACTGTTGCTATCCCTACTTATAATCGCGATGATTATTTGCGCCAAGTCATTGCCAGCGTATTGTCGGAGTCCGAAATTGATTTTGAGCTGCTCATAGTCGATACCGCCTCGCCTGTGAATGTCAAAGAAATAGTGGATAGCTTCAACGATTCACGAGTAAATTATTTCTACTATCCGAAAAATTTAGGCATGGTTGGTGCCGGTAATAAGTGCATTGAACTTTGTCAGTCGGAATATCTAATGCTTTTGGCTGATGATGACAGGCTTTTGCCGGGTGGTCTGAAAAAGCTCTACGACCAAATCGTAGTTGATCCGCAAGTAGGTGCGGCCATAGGTTCAGTCCTGCTTATTGACGAGAATGGTCAGCGGATTGGTGAAAAGGTGAAAATCACTGAAGTTGATCGATGTATAGATGGAAGAGACTTTTACAGAAAATATCTGACCGGTAGAATTGCTGTTCAACCATGCTCGGTGCTGCTGAGAACATCAATTCTAAATAAGGCTGGGCAGTACGACCCGGCAATCCAATATTGCCCGGACATGGACTTATGGCTGCGTGTTGCTCTTAATGGGAGGATTTCCCTTGTCGCTGATAGCGTTGGCGAGTACAGAATTCATGGTGGCACAGCCACAACAAAATTCAAAGCAAATGCTGAAATAGGCCGCTCGTATCAAGGACTGATTAAAAAGCAATATCATTTGGCCAAATCATCAGGTCTTTTCCCTGATGATGATCTGAAAGAAATGTTTTGCGTTGCTGCCGGACAGTACGCGGGCAGTTGCACAGCTATTGGATTGGACTGTTTTAAGAGAGGGCAATGCGAGGTTGCGCGCCAGTACTTTGCCATCGCCGCCGAGTTGACGCCGACACTTGGTGGAAAGTTTTACTTGTCCATGCTGTCGCTCGCCACTTATGGTGGGAAAGAAATTTATACTGGACTGCAAAAGCTGAGAACAATGGTCAAGCGTTAG
- a CDS encoding type II toxin-antitoxin system VapB family antitoxin → MHRTNIELDEKLVKKAMKLTRLSTKKELVNYALAELVRQNELKGLLDLEGKIQWVGDLAKMRESRV, encoded by the coding sequence ATGCATAGAACCAACATTGAGCTGGACGAAAAGCTGGTCAAGAAGGCCATGAAACTGACGCGACTGAGCACTAAAAAGGAATTGGTAAATTATGCCCTTGCGGAGCTAGTCCGTCAAAATGAACTTAAAGGATTACTTGATCTGGAAGGCAAAATTCAGTGGGTTGGCGACTTGGCAAAAATGCGTGAGTCCCGAGTATGA